One Vibrio sp. 16 genomic window carries:
- a CDS encoding TnsA endonuclease N-terminal domain-containing protein, with product MFDQTKKSSHVHNICKFMSLKNDAVVRTLSILEFDFCFHLEYNADIKTFTSQPFGFHYQFNNRKCRYTPDFLATDHDEHSTFFEVKHSSQILKPDFRERFKEKQRVAFNEFNRRLVLVTEKQIRMGPTLDNFKLLHRYSGLRTVTEFQKLVLAFIQRKQMVKLQEVSLYFGLSEQDTLISTLPWISSGQVKTNLNNIGFGLETYVWC from the coding sequence ATGTTCGATCAAACCAAGAAGTCATCTCACGTGCACAACATCTGTAAGTTCATGAGCTTGAAGAATGATGCAGTTGTTCGCACTCTGTCCATTTTAGAGTTTGATTTCTGTTTTCACCTCGAATACAACGCAGACATCAAAACCTTTACGTCCCAACCTTTTGGTTTCCACTATCAATTCAATAATCGAAAGTGCCGATATACGCCCGATTTTTTGGCGACAGATCACGATGAACATTCAACTTTCTTCGAAGTAAAACACTCTAGCCAGATTCTCAAACCTGATTTCAGGGAACGATTTAAAGAGAAACAAAGAGTTGCGTTCAATGAGTTTAACAGACGCTTGGTTTTAGTTACTGAGAAGCAAATTAGAATGGGACCAACTTTAGATAACTTCAAGCTACTACATCGTTACTCCGGATTGCGGACCGTGACTGAGTTTCAAAAGTTAGTGTTGGCGTTTATTCAACGTAAACAAATGGTGAAGTTACAAGAGGTGTCTTTGTATTTCGGTTTATCGGAGCAGGACACACTTATCTCTACTCTACCTTGGATCTCTTCGGGGCAAGTTAAAACAAACCTCAATAATATTGGCTTTGGCCTCGAAACTTACGTTTGGTGTTAA